Genomic window (Leisingera methylohalidivorans DSM 14336):
TGGCGAAGGCGGTCCGGTCACCTTCAACCCGCTGGTGCTCTATGGCGGCGTCGGCCTGGGTAAGACCCACCTGATGCACGCCATCGCCTGGGAGCTGAAGGAAAAGAATCCGTCACTCAACGTGTTGTACCTGTCGGCAGAGCAATTCATGTACCGCTTTGTGCAGGCCCTGCGTGAGCGCAAAATGATGGACTTCAAGCACCTGTTCCGTTCGGTTGACGTACTGATGGTGGATGACGTGCAGTTCATCGCCGGCAAGGATTCGACCCAGGAGGAATTCTTCCACACCTTCAACGCGCTGGTGGATCAGAATAAACAGATCATCATCTCTGCCGACCGTGCCCCGGGCGAGATCAAGGATCTGGAAGACCGGGTGAAATCCCGTCTGCAGTGCGGCTTGGTTGTGGATCTGCACCCGACCGACTATGAACTGCGCTTGGGCATCTTGCAGACCAAAGTAGAGCTGCAGCGCCAAACGTATCCGGATCTGCGCATCGCTGATGGCGTGCTGGAATTTCTGGCACACCGTATCTCGACCAATGTTCGCGTGCTCGAAGGCGCTCTTACCCGCTTGTTTGCCTTTGCATCGCTGGTGGGCCGCGAGATTGACATGGATCTGACGCAGGACTGCCTGGCCGATGTGCTGCGTGCTTCCGAGCGCAAAATCACCGTTGAAGAGATTCAGCGCAAAGTGTCCGAGTATTACAATATCCGCATGTCGGACATCATCGGCCCCAAACGCCTGCGCTCCTATGCACGCCCGCGCCAGGTGGCGATGTACCTGTGCAAGCAGCTGACCAGCCGGTCGCTGCCAGAGATCGGCCGCCGCTTTGGCGGGCGCGACCACACCACCGTCATGCATGGTGTAAAGCGTATCGAGGAGCTGAAGACCACTGACGGCCAGATTGCCGAAGATGTCGAAATGCTGCGCCGATCGCTGGAGGCCTGACGCGCAGTTCCAGCCCAAAATGCAGACCCCAAATGACACTGCGGCCCCGGTTTCCGGGGCCGTTTTTTTTGTGGCATCGGAAATGGCAGGCCGTCACACCCATAAAGCCTGTGAATACCCGCTATCACAGAAAACAAAGTTTCAATCCGGTCAAAACCGGCGATAACGGCGCCCTGTACAGGAGCCCCGCATGAAACAGCTGCCCCCCGAAAACTTGGACACTCCCCGCGGGCTGGCCTTTGCCACTGCCGCCTATCTGATGTGGGGGTTTCTGCCGCTTTACATGAAAGCACTGGCGCATATTCCCGCAGCTGAGGTCGTTTCCCACCGGGTGATCTGGTCGGTGCCCGTCGCAGGGGCGCTTCTGCTTTTCCTGCGGCGGACAAAGGATCTGCAGGCGGCGTTGAAGAACCCCAGGATGCTGGGCATGGCCTGTATCACTGCGGTGCTGATTTCAGTGAACTGGGGAATCTATGTCTGGTCGATTGCCTCTGGCCGGGCATTGGACGCAGCATTGGGGTACTACATCAATCCGTTGTTCAGCATTGCGCTGGGCGCTTTCCTGCTGCGTGAGCCTCTGACCAAGGCGCAAATGGCCGCCGTCGCCTTGGCCGCTGCTTCTGTGGTGGTTCTGACAGTCGAGGCCGGCAGCGTGCCGTGGGCCTCGGTCGGGCTGACGCTGTCTTGGGGGTTTTATGCGTTTTTCAAAAAGTCCCTGCCGATCGGTCCAAATCAGGGCTTCCTGCTGGAGGCGTTGATACTGCTGCTGCCGGCCTTGGGCTATCTCGCCTATATCACCGCAACCGGAACCAGCAGCTTTGGTGTCTCTCTAAACGACACCGCGCTGCTTCTGGGTTGCGGTGTTGTCACTGCGGTGCCGCTGATCGTTTATGCCAATGGGGCCAAGCTGGTGCGGCTTTCGACCATTGGCATCCTGCAATACATCGCGCCGACGATGATCATGCTGGCCGCGGTACTTCTATTTGGAGAGGAGTTCGGCCGCTCCAGGATGATCGCCTTTCCGATGATCTGGGCCGCTTTGGTTATCTACTCGGTCCCGATGGTGCGGCAGATGCGCAAACGTGCGGGTTAGGGGGCTATTCGCGGGCAGGAGCGTCCTCGACCACGCCGGCAATAGGCCCCATCATGAAGCCCGCATCGCTGCGGCCCAGCTC
Coding sequences:
- the rarD gene encoding EamA family transporter RarD codes for the protein MKQLPPENLDTPRGLAFATAAYLMWGFLPLYMKALAHIPAAEVVSHRVIWSVPVAGALLLFLRRTKDLQAALKNPRMLGMACITAVLISVNWGIYVWSIASGRALDAALGYYINPLFSIALGAFLLREPLTKAQMAAVALAAASVVVLTVEAGSVPWASVGLTLSWGFYAFFKKSLPIGPNQGFLLEALILLLPALGYLAYITATGTSSFGVSLNDTALLLGCGVVTAVPLIVYANGAKLVRLSTIGILQYIAPTMIMLAAVLLFGEEFGRSRMIAFPMIWAALVIYSVPMVRQMRKRAG
- the dnaA gene encoding chromosomal replication initiator protein DnaA, whose translation is MTEEKWGQLRNRLLKTVGQNNFTTWIEPLEFDTVEGGVAVFKVPTNFMGNYVSQNFADLILHELTMSGEPVQRLAFRVAANSPARSAETAGTADTYGGDRNDVAVMTAPAAAPVSAGGKDTLEALQAAPLDPRFTFSSFVVGKPNELAHAAARRVGEGGPVTFNPLVLYGGVGLGKTHLMHAIAWELKEKNPSLNVLYLSAEQFMYRFVQALRERKMMDFKHLFRSVDVLMVDDVQFIAGKDSTQEEFFHTFNALVDQNKQIIISADRAPGEIKDLEDRVKSRLQCGLVVDLHPTDYELRLGILQTKVELQRQTYPDLRIADGVLEFLAHRISTNVRVLEGALTRLFAFASLVGREIDMDLTQDCLADVLRASERKITVEEIQRKVSEYYNIRMSDIIGPKRLRSYARPRQVAMYLCKQLTSRSLPEIGRRFGGRDHTTVMHGVKRIEELKTTDGQIAEDVEMLRRSLEA